Proteins co-encoded in one Polaromonas vacuolata genomic window:
- a CDS encoding glucokinase: MFESRDPNVVSPASYPRWLGDIGGTNARFGWQASEDSAISHVQVLPCAEHASILDAAQSYLRAQGLSPPPCAAFGIANPVTGDSVAMTNHHWKFSVTALRENLSLARFLLLNDFTALALSLTQLPESQKYAVGGGQAALDAAIGLIGPGTGLGVSGLLPLGYQNKWLPIAGEGGHVSLSATTALEFSVIQQLQKRYGHVSAERIVSGAGLVDLYHALCAINSGEGREIITPADVMARAQDLPLSSANQALDMFCGFLGSVAGDLALTLGARGGIYIGGGIVPRLGERFKASPFRARFEDKGRFKSYMQAIPTWVIQSPVSPALQGASQALSLTQW, encoded by the coding sequence ATGTTTGAATCGCGCGATCCCAATGTAGTCAGCCCAGCGTCCTATCCGCGCTGGCTGGGCGACATTGGCGGCACCAATGCTCGCTTTGGTTGGCAAGCCAGCGAAGACAGTGCAATCAGCCATGTACAAGTGCTGCCGTGTGCAGAACATGCCTCTATTTTGGACGCCGCACAAAGCTATTTGCGAGCGCAAGGTTTGAGCCCACCGCCTTGCGCCGCCTTTGGTATTGCCAACCCTGTTACTGGGGACAGCGTTGCTATGACTAACCACCATTGGAAATTTTCGGTCACTGCTCTGCGTGAAAATTTAAGTCTTGCGCGGTTTTTGCTGCTCAACGATTTCACCGCGCTGGCTTTGTCGCTCACGCAATTACCCGAGTCGCAAAAATACGCTGTGGGTGGTGGTCAAGCTGCATTGGATGCGGCCATCGGTTTGATTGGGCCGGGGACAGGACTGGGTGTGTCGGGCTTGTTGCCGCTGGGCTATCAAAACAAATGGCTTCCAATTGCTGGAGAAGGCGGCCATGTAAGCCTGAGCGCCACCACTGCTTTAGAATTTTCAGTCATACAGCAGTTGCAAAAACGCTATGGCCATGTGTCGGCGGAACGCATTGTTTCTGGCGCTGGCTTGGTCGATTTGTATCACGCGCTATGCGCTATTAATTCGGGTGAGGGCCGTGAAATCATCACGCCGGCGGACGTGATGGCGCGAGCGCAAGACCTGCCCTTGTCCAGCGCGAATCAAGCACTCGACATGTTTTGCGGTTTTTTAGGCAGCGTCGCGGGCGATCTAGCATTAACACTGGGTGCACGCGGCGGCATTTATATAGGCGGCGGCATAGTGCCGCGTCTCGGTGAGCGCTTTAAAGCCTCGCCATTTCGTGCCCGTTTTGAAGACAAAGGCCGCTTTAAATCCTATATGCAAGCCATTCCCACTTGGGTGATTCAGAGTCCGGTCTCTCCCGCTCTGCAAGGCGCATCACAGGCTTTGTCGCTCACGCAGTGGTGA